The Astatotilapia calliptera chromosome 14, fAstCal1.2, whole genome shotgun sequence genome includes a region encoding these proteins:
- the LOC113035729 gene encoding regenerating islet-derived protein 3-alpha-like: protein MPRQASSNQRTCNVNVATTNTVTNLEFYNENKSWIDALEQCQTDYTSLVEITNRTVNDEVKSLLQNETHLQRGVWIGLERSVFGKDKKWMWISRSKDIYPKWNSSIADSNNHCAKMILTEQQVQLLDANCHDRLPFICQDDPTLFQ from the exons ATGCCCAGACAGgcaa GTTCAAATCAAAGGACCTGCAATGTTAATGTTGCTACAACAAATACAG TTACAAACCTGGAGTtctacaatgaaaacaaaagttggaTTGATGCCTTGGAGCAATGCCAGACAGACTACACCTCCCTGGTTGAAATCACCAACCGAACAGTGAATGATGAAGTGAAAAGTCTTCTGCAAAATGAGACACACCTGCAACGAGGGGTGTGGATTGGCCTGGAACGCTCAGTTTTTGGCAAAGATAAGAAGTGGATGTGGATTTCAAGGTCCAAAGACATTTATCCTAAATGGAACAGCAGCATAGctgactcaaataaccactgtGCAAAGATGATCCTGACTGAGCAACAAGTTCAGTTGCTGGATGCCAACTGCCATGACAGACTACCTTTCATCTGTCAAG ATGATCCCACGCtgtttcaataa